From Phycisphaerae bacterium, one genomic window encodes:
- a CDS encoding prepilin-type N-terminal cleavage/methylation domain-containing protein, whose product MRRRGFTLIEVLVVVAIIALLLAVLLPSLTKARQSARRTLCLSNIKGMETAHWLYMTANNGYLIRVGLMHGVHDDKSEVAWIKSLQQIYKDRLTARSPVDQSPHWPKTEGGQGIPVDGKRGYPFRRTSYGVNNFLDVDTVPDLTGRHVTWERIEKIPAPSSIVHFLYMVEECDPANPYYHAGECLAASDHPHVEEWADAGDPPVMAATQLEIQAHGGPKWSRESVSNYGFLDGHAESLQFQKVYRDMERNKFDPGLRINYQNR is encoded by the coding sequence ATGCGGCGACGAGGCTTCACCTTGATCGAGGTGCTGGTGGTGGTGGCGATCATCGCCCTGCTCCTGGCTGTCCTGCTGCCTTCCCTGACCAAGGCCCGGCAATCGGCCAGGCGAACCCTGTGCCTGAGCAACATCAAGGGCATGGAAACCGCCCATTGGCTGTACATGACCGCCAACAACGGATACCTGATTCGCGTGGGGCTCATGCACGGCGTCCATGACGACAAGAGCGAGGTCGCCTGGATCAAGAGCCTCCAACAGATCTACAAAGACCGGCTCACGGCTCGGTCCCCCGTGGATCAGAGTCCCCACTGGCCAAAAACGGAGGGCGGACAAGGAATTCCGGTGGACGGCAAACGCGGCTATCCGTTCCGCCGAACCAGCTACGGGGTGAACAACTTCCTTGATGTGGATACGGTGCCCGATCTGACCGGACGGCATGTGACCTGGGAGCGGATCGAGAAAATCCCCGCTCCCTCCTCCATCGTCCACTTCCTCTACATGGTGGAGGAATGCGATCCCGCAAACCCCTACTACCACGCCGGCGAGTGCCTGGCCGCCTCCGACCATCCGCACGTGGAAGAGTGGGCCGATGCCGGTGATCCGCCAGTCATGGCGGCGACCCAACTCGAGATCCAGGCCCACGGTGGACCCAAGTGGTCCAGGGAATCGGTCTCCAACTACGGATTCCTCGACGGGCACGCCGAAAGCCTGCAGTTCCAGAAAGTATATCGAGATATGGAACGGAATAAGTTCGATCCCGGCTTGCGGATCAACTACCAGAATCGGTGA
- a CDS encoding metallophosphoesterase: MKPARGAKEQSRRDLLSQAGLAAIILAAGGPLNRVSAHTAPAQSRVRTLRLVHVTDIHVKPELHAAQGMAACLRHAQQHARPDLVLNTGDTIYDSMAAELSTVHSLWNLSLKVWKDECSIPVEHAIGNHDIWGIDKAQSKTTGREPLYGKKWIMSLYGWEKPYRSFDRGGWHFIALDSVSPGEGKYTGQIDQEQFAWLESDLAKVNPTTPILLFSHIPLLSAAAFFVSEAEKTGNWQIPASVMLIDARRMKNLFLKYPNVKLCLSGHLHLVDRVEYLGVTYLCHGAVCGRWWKGKFQECHPGYGVVDLYSDGTFENRYVAWGWKKQK, translated from the coding sequence GTGAAGCCTGCCCGTGGGGCCAAGGAACAGTCTCGCCGTGACCTGCTGAGCCAGGCGGGCCTGGCTGCCATCATCCTGGCGGCCGGCGGCCCCCTGAACAGAGTCTCCGCCCACACCGCTCCCGCTCAGAGCCGCGTCCGAACCCTGCGGCTGGTTCATGTGACCGACATCCACGTCAAGCCGGAACTGCACGCCGCACAAGGTATGGCCGCCTGCCTGCGTCACGCTCAGCAACACGCCCGCCCCGACCTCGTCCTCAACACCGGCGACACCATCTATGATTCAATGGCCGCCGAGCTATCTACTGTCCACTCGCTCTGGAATCTCTCCCTGAAAGTGTGGAAGGACGAGTGCAGCATCCCGGTCGAGCATGCCATCGGTAACCACGATATCTGGGGCATCGACAAAGCCCAGAGCAAGACAACCGGCCGGGAGCCCCTCTACGGCAAGAAGTGGATCATGTCGCTGTACGGATGGGAAAAGCCGTACCGCAGCTTCGACCGGGGCGGTTGGCACTTCATCGCCCTCGACAGCGTGTCGCCAGGAGAGGGCAAGTACACCGGCCAAATCGACCAGGAGCAGTTCGCATGGCTGGAAAGCGACCTGGCCAAGGTCAACCCGACCACCCCCATCCTGCTCTTCAGCCACATCCCGCTGCTGTCCGCCGCAGCCTTCTTCGTGTCCGAGGCAGAAAAAACCGGCAACTGGCAGATCCCGGCCTCCGTCATGCTCATCGATGCCCGGCGAATGAAGAACCTGTTCCTCAAGTACCCGAACGTCAAGCTGTGCCTCAGCGGCCACCTGCACCTCGTGGACCGCGTCGAGTACCTCGGCGTCACCTACCTGTGCCACGGGGCAGTGTGCGGCCGCTGGTGGAAAGGCAAGTTCCAGGAGTGCCATCCCGGATACGGCGTCGTCGACCTGTACAGTGACGGGACCTTCGAGAACAGGTACGTCGCCTGGGGCTGGAAGAAGCAGAAGTGA